In Alphaproteobacteria bacterium, one genomic interval encodes:
- a CDS encoding SprT family zinc-dependent metalloprotease, whose product MIRSTSYGSAVIEYTLTRTPRSSLSISVMPDGAVTVTAPEEADPDEIDERVRRRARWILRQQRRFAEFRPRTPPRQYVGGETHRYLGRQYRLKIDAAGKDRVLIRSGRLVVETRFPDDPDWTRVLVRRWMRQRAREVLKERYDEARPTMAALGIEPPPLMICPMKKRWGSHTSSGRILLNDMLIAARRDCIDYVIVHELCHVVEPNHSPRFFRLLNRLMPDWERRKDLLERSII is encoded by the coding sequence ATGATCAGGTCGACGAGCTATGGCAGCGCGGTCATCGAATACACTCTCACCCGAACTCCGCGCTCGTCCCTCTCGATCTCGGTAATGCCCGATGGCGCCGTCACCGTCACTGCCCCGGAAGAGGCGGATCCGGACGAGATCGACGAGCGCGTCCGACGGCGGGCGCGCTGGATCCTGCGCCAGCAGAGGCGCTTCGCGGAGTTTCGGCCGCGAACGCCCCCACGGCAGTACGTCGGCGGAGAGACCCATCGCTACTTGGGCCGGCAATACCGCCTGAAGATCGACGCCGCCGGAAAGGACCGGGTTCTGATCCGATCCGGGCGCCTCGTCGTGGAGACGCGATTCCCGGACGACCCCGACTGGACCCGGGTGCTGGTTCGCCGCTGGATGCGCCAGCGCGCGCGGGAAGTGCTTAAAGAGCGCTATGACGAAGCGCGCCCCACCATGGCGGCCCTGGGGATCGAACCGCCGCCGTTGATGATCTGCCCCATGAAGAAGCGTTGGGGTAGTCATACGTCGTCGGGCCGCATCCTGCTGAACGACATGCTGATCGCGGCGCGGCGCGACTGCATCGACTACGTGATCGTCCACGAACTCTGCCACGTCGTCGAGCCGAACCATTCGCCGCGGTTTTTCCGCCTCCTGAACCGCTTGATGCCCGACTGGGAGCGCCGCAAGGATCTCTTGGAAAGGTCGATTATCTGA